A section of the Chryseobacterium ginsenosidimutans genome encodes:
- a CDS encoding T9SS type B sorting domain-containing protein, whose product MKKNYPFLFFIFLLSFFSRLSSQTYQLTGSPINTTGWTMVAPTVIGTSGDFIQLTPDVNDNSGSIRLNEPINLKYCDKWRVEFDFRMDSNQTYNGDGIAFWYLQNPPIASVLGSGIGVSQNAIGLVVGFDSYNNASGSSGMSKIHVGYGQIANTTDTNNVEFFNVPGSSFHSPDLNVSHPFQGTTYKHVEVTAEVDPAAPANWIIKLTLDGALICNQSFAPSGAAAAMTVGYFGFSASTGGARSRHSIKNVKVFVDKIPLLQAAITKNICPDLTGMATVDLTSFNPQLTATPANYNFTYFTGGAPITNPANFQYSADTNVSVIIKDPTQVLCDNNDATITLKVAPTVTTTDASLRSCFIETNPSTGLFNLTTASVIGTSGVTKEYYPSLTDAQNQTNAISNPINYIAPTGVVYIRVSNAFGCFDIAKVTLQVISQVFSNVLEDKIICIENTTTLDAGPGFTAYEWSTGATTQAIHNVGVGTYWVKLKTGECITTQGVKVYASEQPVISSVDISENTVTVHVLGGTPSYQYSMDAVHWQDSNEFKNVPRGDSKIYVKDAYDCEPIDITILVPNLINVITPNGDGINDVIDYSALAGKQNLVFSIFDRYGAQIHKADKENKYRWDGTVGGRKVPTGSYWFSVSWNENDKKNTPFKYSGWILVKNRD is encoded by the coding sequence ATGAAAAAAAACTACCCTTTTCTATTTTTCATTTTTTTACTCTCTTTTTTTAGCAGACTTTCTTCACAAACTTACCAGCTTACAGGATCTCCCATTAACACCACAGGATGGACAATGGTAGCCCCAACAGTAATAGGAACCAGTGGAGACTTCATCCAGCTAACTCCCGATGTTAATGACAACTCCGGATCGATTCGTCTGAATGAACCTATTAATCTGAAATATTGTGACAAATGGAGAGTAGAATTCGACTTCAGAATGGATTCCAACCAAACTTATAACGGTGACGGAATTGCGTTTTGGTATCTTCAAAATCCACCAATTGCAAGCGTTTTGGGTTCCGGAATCGGCGTTTCCCAGAATGCAATAGGCTTAGTTGTAGGTTTTGACTCTTACAACAACGCTTCAGGAAGTTCAGGAATGAGTAAAATACATGTCGGCTATGGGCAAATTGCCAATACAACAGACACCAACAACGTAGAATTCTTCAATGTTCCGGGAAGCTCTTTTCACTCTCCCGACCTTAATGTAAGCCACCCATTTCAGGGAACGACCTACAAACACGTTGAAGTAACAGCTGAAGTAGATCCTGCAGCTCCCGCAAACTGGATCATAAAATTAACTCTCGACGGCGCATTGATCTGCAATCAGTCTTTCGCTCCTTCAGGTGCCGCAGCAGCTATGACAGTGGGATATTTCGGGTTTTCGGCTTCCACAGGAGGAGCAAGATCCAGGCATTCTATTAAAAACGTAAAAGTTTTTGTAGACAAAATCCCTCTTCTTCAAGCTGCAATTACAAAAAACATCTGTCCCGATCTTACCGGAATGGCAACGGTTGATTTAACATCATTCAATCCCCAGCTAACGGCAACTCCTGCCAATTATAATTTCACGTATTTTACAGGAGGAGCCCCAATTACTAATCCTGCCAATTTCCAATACAGTGCCGATACTAATGTTTCAGTAATCATCAAAGATCCGACACAGGTATTGTGCGATAATAACGACGCTACAATAACATTAAAAGTTGCTCCAACAGTTACAACAACAGACGCTTCTTTAAGATCTTGTTTTATCGAAACAAATCCTTCCACAGGGCTCTTTAACCTTACAACAGCATCGGTAATAGGCACTTCAGGAGTTACCAAAGAATATTATCCTTCTTTAACAGATGCTCAGAATCAAACAAATGCAATTTCAAATCCCATCAACTATATTGCACCGACAGGAGTTGTTTACATCAGAGTAAGCAATGCTTTCGGATGTTTTGATATTGCTAAAGTTACATTACAGGTCATTTCTCAGGTTTTTTCTAATGTTTTGGAAGACAAAATCATCTGTATCGAGAACACGACAACCTTGGATGCAGGTCCCGGATTTACGGCCTACGAATGGAGTACAGGTGCTACCACACAGGCAATTCATAATGTAGGAGTAGGAACCTATTGGGTAAAACTCAAGACAGGAGAATGTATCACTACCCAAGGCGTAAAAGTATATGCCTCTGAACAGCCCGTGATTTCGAGTGTTGATATTTCAGAAAACACCGTTACAGTACATGTTTTGGGAGGAACTCCTTCTTATCAGTACTCAATGGATGCAGTTCATTGGCAGGATTCAAATGAATTCAAAAATGTTCCGAGAGGTGACTCTAAGATCTACGTGAAAGACGCTTACGACTGCGAGCCGATTGACATTACCATCTTAGTTCCTAACCTCATCAACGTGATTACTCCCAATGGAGACGGAATTAACGATGTGATTGATTATTCGGCTCTGGCAGGAAAACAGAATCTTGTATTCAGCATATTCGACAGATACGGAGCGCAGATTCACAAAGCTGACAAAGAAAACAAATACAGATGGGACGGAACCGTGGGCGGAAGAAAAGTGCCTACCGGAAGCTATTGGTTCTCCGTTTCATGGAACGAAAATGACAAGAAAAATACACCTTTTAAATATTCAGGCTGGATTCTTGTTAAAAACAGAGACTAA
- a CDS encoding NAD(P)H-dependent oxidoreductase, with amino-acid sequence MNYLEALSRRYSVKKFNHEIIPQETLHNILESGKLAASSLGLQPYKILVVESEEMKQKLIPTFYNPSQISTCSHLIVIISKKNIDESYINGYFRHISDVRETPLEKLDLFKNSINQHINQKNQDEIFNWAEKQSYIVLANLMYAAALENVDTCPMEGFRQDLIEQILEINPETEKVTVSLALGYRSEEDHFQHMKKVRKPNEKLFKFI; translated from the coding sequence ATGAATTATTTAGAAGCTTTAAGCAGACGATATTCTGTAAAAAAGTTTAATCACGAAATTATTCCTCAGGAAACACTACACAACATTCTTGAATCAGGAAAATTAGCGGCAAGCTCTCTCGGACTTCAGCCTTACAAAATTCTCGTGGTAGAAAGTGAAGAAATGAAGCAGAAATTAATTCCTACCTTTTATAATCCGTCTCAGATTTCCACATGTTCTCATTTAATTGTTATTATTTCTAAAAAAAACATTGATGAAAGCTACATTAACGGATATTTCAGACACATTTCAGATGTTCGGGAAACTCCGTTGGAAAAGCTCGATCTTTTTAAGAACAGCATCAATCAACATATTAATCAAAAAAACCAAGATGAAATTTTCAATTGGGCAGAAAAGCAGTCTTATATAGTGCTGGCGAACCTTATGTACGCCGCAGCTCTTGAAAATGTAGACACTTGCCCTATGGAAGGCTTCCGCCAGGATCTTATCGAGCAAATTTTAGAGATCAATCCTGAAACCGAAAAAGTAACTGTAAGTCTCGCCTTAGGCTACCGTTCGGAGGAAGACCATTTCCAACATATGAAAAAAGTAAGAAAACCAAACGAAAAATTGTTTAAATTTATTTAG
- the nadB gene encoding L-aspartate oxidase: protein MIKADVLVIGSGISGLSYAIKVSEQLPDAKIIIVTKSDEDESNTKYAQGGLAVVTDSKNDNFDKHIQDTMRAGDGENKRDVVEMVVKEAPARFNEIVEWGANFDMKNGEFALGREGGHTENRIVHHKDITGFEIERALLQTVKNSPNIEILDHHYVIDIITQHHVPGKILREGEIHCYGAYILDEKSKTIKKITSKITLVATGGAGHVYKNTTNPTIATGDGIAFVARAKGNVSNMQYYQFHPTALYSKLDGMLFLISEAVRGDGAKLRTKRGEKFMHKYDEREELASRDIVARAIDAEMKITGDEFVGLDCKEMNHEKFLEHFPNIYKKCKDEGIDPFTQLIPVVPACHYLMGGIEVDRDGQSSIRNLFAVGECTNSGLHGANRLASNSLLEGLVFGHNAAMKTVDLLNENNFNFDDLKAVPEWNEEGMKIMDEMVIISYLRKQLQEMMSDLVGIVRSNRRLNMALQKHQEIAAAVDEIYHYSILSPQLSELRNLTTVAHLIITQSMEMTENKGAFYNKDLA, encoded by the coding sequence ATGATAAAAGCGGATGTATTAGTAATCGGTTCCGGTATTTCGGGACTTTCTTATGCCATTAAAGTTTCTGAGCAACTTCCCGATGCCAAAATAATTATCGTAACAAAATCTGATGAAGATGAAAGCAACACCAAATATGCACAAGGTGGTCTTGCGGTAGTTACAGATTCTAAAAATGATAATTTTGATAAACATATTCAGGATACCATGCGCGCCGGAGATGGGGAGAATAAGCGCGATGTGGTAGAAATGGTAGTAAAAGAAGCACCCGCAAGATTTAACGAAATAGTAGAATGGGGCGCAAATTTCGACATGAAAAACGGAGAATTTGCACTTGGGAGAGAAGGCGGACATACCGAAAACAGAATCGTTCACCATAAAGATATTACTGGTTTTGAGATTGAAAGAGCCTTATTGCAGACCGTTAAAAACAGTCCGAATATTGAAATTCTTGACCATCATTATGTAATTGATATTATTACCCAGCACCACGTTCCGGGAAAAATATTGCGGGAAGGTGAAATACACTGCTACGGAGCTTATATTTTGGATGAAAAGTCTAAAACTATTAAAAAAATAACTTCAAAAATAACCTTAGTGGCAACCGGAGGAGCAGGACATGTTTACAAGAACACGACCAATCCAACAATTGCTACAGGAGACGGCATTGCCTTTGTAGCAAGAGCAAAAGGAAACGTTTCCAATATGCAGTATTACCAATTCCATCCGACAGCTTTATACAGCAAACTCGATGGAATGTTGTTCTTAATTTCAGAAGCCGTTCGTGGAGACGGTGCCAAATTGAGGACAAAAAGAGGTGAAAAATTCATGCACAAATATGATGAACGCGAAGAATTAGCCTCAAGAGATATTGTTGCAAGAGCTATCGACGCCGAAATGAAGATCACAGGAGATGAATTTGTCGGCTTGGATTGTAAAGAAATGAATCATGAAAAATTCTTAGAACATTTCCCCAATATCTATAAAAAATGTAAAGACGAAGGTATTGATCCTTTCACACAATTAATCCCGGTTGTTCCTGCTTGCCATTATTTGATGGGTGGTATTGAAGTAGACAGAGACGGACAATCTTCGATTAGAAATCTTTTTGCAGTTGGAGAATGCACAAATTCCGGTCTTCATGGCGCCAACAGACTTGCTTCAAACTCTCTGTTGGAGGGCTTGGTTTTCGGACATAATGCTGCGATGAAAACTGTTGATCTTTTAAATGAGAATAATTTTAATTTCGACGATTTAAAAGCAGTTCCGGAATGGAATGAAGAAGGAATGAAAATCATGGACGAAATGGTAATCATCTCTTATTTAAGAAAACAGCTTCAGGAAATGATGAGTGACCTGGTAGGAATCGTAAGAAGCAATCGCCGCTTGAATATGGCATTACAAAAACATCAGGAAATCGCCGCTGCCGTGGACGAAATCTATCACTACTCTATTCTTTCACCTCAATTATCAGAATTAAGAAATTTAACAACCGTTGCGCACCTCATTATTACCCAATCTATGGAAATGACAGAGAATAAAGGAGCGTTTTATAATAAAGATTTAGCTTAA
- the nadC gene encoding carboxylating nicotinate-nucleotide diphosphorylase: MKRPAYVTDKVLKQFIKNALEEDIQDGDHSTLSTIPKDLEQKAKLLVKQNCILAGVELAEIIFKTFDKNLKVETFVKDGDAVKVGDIAFIVTGSARSILSTERLVLNCMQRMSGIATLTHDWDSRLIGTKTKLLDTRKTTPNFRVCEKWAVAIGGGTNHRYGLYDMIMLKDNHIDYNGSITNAVKMAKGYVKKNKKKLKIEVETRNLEEVREAIKAKVDRIMLDNMDVKTMKQAVKLINGSCETEASGGITREQLKEIASTGVTYISAGALTHSAENMDLSLKAVK; encoded by the coding sequence ATGAAAAGACCAGCTTACGTTACAGATAAAGTTTTAAAACAATTCATCAAAAATGCTTTAGAAGAAGACATTCAGGATGGCGACCATTCTACCCTTTCTACGATTCCGAAAGATCTGGAGCAAAAAGCAAAACTTTTGGTTAAGCAAAACTGTATTTTGGCAGGTGTTGAATTGGCTGAAATTATATTTAAAACTTTTGATAAAAACCTAAAGGTTGAAACTTTTGTAAAAGATGGTGATGCCGTGAAAGTGGGTGATATTGCTTTTATTGTGACAGGAAGTGCTAGATCTATCCTTTCAACGGAAAGATTGGTTTTGAACTGTATGCAGAGAATGAGCGGAATTGCAACTCTTACCCACGATTGGGATTCCAGATTAATAGGAACTAAAACCAAGCTTTTAGATACCAGAAAAACAACTCCAAATTTCAGAGTCTGCGAAAAATGGGCAGTAGCAATTGGCGGCGGAACCAATCACAGATACGGACTTTATGACATGATCATGCTGAAAGATAATCATATTGACTATAACGGAAGCATTACAAATGCTGTAAAAATGGCTAAAGGTTATGTTAAGAAAAATAAAAAGAAGTTAAAAATTGAAGTTGAAACCAGAAACCTTGAAGAAGTGCGGGAAGCAATCAAAGCAAAGGTTGACAGAATTATGCTTGATAACATGGATGTGAAAACTATGAAACAGGCAGTTAAACTAATTAATGGCTCTTGTGAAACCGAAGCATCGGGCGGAATTACCCGTGAGCAACTAAAAGAAATCGCTTCTACAGGCGTTACATATATTTCTGCAGGCGCATTAACACACTCTGCAGAAAATATGGATCTGAGTCTCAAAGCCGTGAAATAG
- a CDS encoding TonB-dependent receptor — protein MKLINKSMLTVIITLSTASVYYAQQTQDTVKDTRSKDIEEVILRGVTDIAKDRKTPVAVSTIKAAQILERQGNQELVELLNTTPSVYATKGGGGFGDSQITMRGFESRNIAVMVNGMPVNDMEGGTVYFSNWTGLSDVTSTLQVQRGLGSSKLAIASVGGTMNFITRSADMKKGGVIRLGVGNNDYLKTSFAYNTGKSNDGWSSSILMSRQAGGTYIENTDYEAYAYYFALGWEPNKKHNFQFTLTSAPQWHDQRTFAPTIQNYINYNPDRDGSPYRQYNSDYGYYTDASGNKVALANRSNYYSKPVMMLNWDWTMNEKSKLSTVLYMSNGRGGGTGDLGKVGGKSITDPSFVDTSGHFNYDAIFAANQAVNLNTAGAGSTLIRRSSVNSHNWYGILANFQHKINDNWNFSVGTDDRYYYGYHYQLVSDLYGAAGYKDSNNKNVPPNIVSNSYDYKKLAWNPFGGKTAPLQDQVGFSNDGEVIWYSGFAQVEYTKNDLSAFVQGSVSNQGYQRIDNFILDGSQLKGQTVNTKTGFKNLFGYNIKGGANYNINEQNNVFANIGYYSKQPFLNTVYPNNQQLINQSLTNEKIFSAEIGYGFRSAKFSANVNLYRTQWKDRWLRKTNQTFTLPDNTTTTGYAEINGITEIHQGIEFDGTYKPTNFLEFNGMLSWGDYYYKGNATGTAFDDNNNPLTLSGTSNTSELYIDKVKVGGTSNNSIPQMTASLGATIKPVKDLSIYGTWRYVGKLYSSIDIATFSNQSAQDRGVLQLPDFNLFDIGASYKLRLRNESQYFTVGVNVYNLLDTTYISDAATNIFGNDTINTNNDPDKGKTYEQAGRMYDGIATGNRVYFGFGRTWAATLSFNF, from the coding sequence ATGAAATTAATCAACAAATCAATGCTAACTGTGATAATTACATTATCAACAGCTAGTGTTTATTACGCTCAACAAACCCAAGACACTGTTAAAGATACAAGGTCTAAAGATATTGAAGAGGTAATTCTAAGAGGTGTTACTGATATCGCTAAGGATAGAAAAACACCAGTTGCAGTATCTACAATTAAAGCTGCTCAGATTCTTGAAAGACAAGGAAACCAAGAACTTGTTGAATTATTAAACACTACACCATCCGTATATGCTACAAAAGGTGGTGGTGGTTTTGGAGACTCTCAGATTACAATGCGTGGTTTTGAATCTAGAAACATTGCAGTAATGGTAAACGGTATGCCTGTAAATGATATGGAAGGTGGTACTGTTTATTTCTCAAACTGGACAGGATTATCTGACGTTACAAGTACATTACAGGTACAAAGAGGTTTAGGATCTTCTAAATTAGCTATTGCTTCTGTTGGGGGTACTATGAACTTCATTACCCGTTCTGCTGATATGAAAAAAGGTGGGGTAATAAGATTAGGTGTTGGTAACAATGATTACTTAAAAACATCTTTTGCTTATAATACTGGAAAATCTAACGACGGATGGTCTTCATCAATTTTAATGAGCAGACAAGCCGGAGGAACTTATATTGAAAATACAGATTATGAAGCATATGCATATTATTTTGCCTTAGGTTGGGAGCCAAACAAAAAACATAACTTCCAATTTACTTTGACATCTGCACCTCAATGGCATGATCAAAGAACTTTCGCTCCTACAATTCAAAATTATATTAATTACAATCCAGATCGTGACGGATCACCATACAGACAATATAACTCTGACTATGGATATTATACTGACGCTTCAGGAAATAAAGTAGCATTAGCCAACAGATCTAACTACTATTCTAAGCCTGTAATGATGTTAAACTGGGATTGGACTATGAACGAAAAGTCTAAATTAAGTACTGTTTTATACATGTCTAATGGTAGAGGTGGTGGAACTGGCGATTTAGGAAAAGTTGGAGGTAAATCAATCACTGATCCATCTTTTGTTGATACTTCTGGACACTTCAACTACGATGCTATTTTTGCAGCTAACCAAGCGGTTAATTTAAACACAGCTGGCGCGGGAAGTACACTTATTCGCAGATCAAGTGTAAACTCTCACAACTGGTACGGAATTTTAGCTAACTTTCAACATAAGATCAATGATAACTGGAACTTCTCAGTTGGAACTGATGATAGATACTATTATGGATATCATTATCAATTGGTTTCAGATCTATATGGAGCTGCAGGATATAAAGATTCTAACAACAAAAATGTACCGCCAAACATTGTTAGCAACAGTTACGATTACAAAAAACTTGCTTGGAATCCATTTGGAGGAAAAACAGCTCCTCTACAAGATCAAGTAGGATTCAGCAATGATGGGGAAGTTATTTGGTACAGTGGATTTGCTCAAGTAGAATATACTAAAAATGACTTATCTGCATTTGTACAAGGTTCTGTATCTAATCAAGGATATCAAAGAATTGATAATTTCATATTAGATGGAAGCCAGTTAAAAGGTCAGACAGTTAACACAAAAACAGGTTTCAAAAACCTATTTGGATATAATATTAAGGGAGGTGCTAACTATAATATTAATGAGCAAAATAATGTTTTTGCAAATATCGGTTATTACAGTAAGCAACCATTCTTAAATACTGTTTACCCAAACAACCAACAGCTTATTAATCAATCCTTAACCAATGAGAAAATCTTCTCAGCAGAAATCGGATACGGATTCAGATCAGCAAAATTCAGTGCTAATGTTAATCTTTACAGAACACAATGGAAAGATAGATGGTTAAGAAAGACTAACCAAACATTTACATTACCTGATAACACAACAACTACAGGTTATGCTGAAATCAATGGTATTACTGAAATCCACCAAGGTATTGAATTTGATGGAACTTACAAACCAACGAACTTCTTAGAATTCAATGGTATGCTTTCTTGGGGAGATTACTATTATAAAGGAAATGCAACAGGAACAGCATTTGATGACAACAACAACCCACTTACCTTATCTGGTACTTCAAATACATCTGAATTATACATAGATAAAGTAAAAGTTGGAGGAACAAGTAACAATAGTATTCCACAGATGACAGCTTCATTAGGAGCAACTATCAAACCTGTAAAAGATCTTAGTATTTATGGTACTTGGAGATATGTTGGTAAATTATATTCTTCTATTGATATTGCAACGTTCTCTAATCAATCTGCACAAGACAGGGGCGTATTACAATTACCTGATTTCAACTTATTTGATATCGGAGCTTCTTATAAGCTAAGATTGAGAAATGAGTCTCAATACTTTACTGTAGGTGTAAATGTTTATAACTTGTTAGATACAACTTATATCTCTGATGCCGCTACCAATATATTTGGTAATGATACTATTAATACTAACAACGATCCTGACAAAGGTAAAACTTACGAGCAGGCAGGTAGAATGTATGATGGTATCGCAACTGGTAACCGTGTATATTTTGGATTCGGAAGAACATGGGCTGCAACACTATCATTCAACTTCTAA
- a CDS encoding aspartate-semialdehyde dehydrogenase translates to MKVAVVGSTGMVGQVMLKVLEERNFPITELIPVASERSIGKKVKYKQEEFTIVSIKDAIAAKPDIAIFSAGGSTSLEFAPLFAEAGTTVIDNSSAWRMDPDKKLVVPEINADVLTKEDKIIANPNCSTIQLVMVLGPLNKKYDLKRVIVSTYQSVTGTGKAAVDQLNAEISGDNSTPKVYPYQIFKNALPHCDVFADDDYTKEEIKLMKEPKKILGDDTFNLTATAVRVPVQGGHSESVNIEFENEFELDEVRKILSETPGVVVMDNVKNNEYPMPLYSEGKDDVFVGRIRRDLSQPKTLNLWIVADNLRKGAATNAVQIAEYLVSNNLV, encoded by the coding sequence ATGAAAGTAGCTGTAGTCGGTTCAACAGGAATGGTTGGACAAGTTATGCTTAAAGTTCTTGAAGAAAGGAACTTCCCTATCACAGAATTAATTCCGGTAGCTTCGGAGAGATCTATTGGTAAAAAGGTGAAGTATAAACAGGAAGAATTTACAATTGTAAGCATAAAGGACGCTATAGCTGCCAAACCGGATATTGCAATTTTCTCTGCAGGAGGCTCAACTTCACTTGAATTTGCTCCCTTATTTGCAGAAGCAGGAACAACTGTTATCGATAACTCTTCTGCATGGAGAATGGATCCTGACAAAAAATTGGTAGTTCCTGAGATCAATGCTGATGTTTTAACAAAAGAAGATAAAATCATTGCAAATCCTAATTGTTCTACTATTCAGTTAGTGATGGTTTTAGGACCTTTGAACAAAAAATATGATTTAAAAAGAGTAATTGTTTCCACTTACCAATCTGTAACAGGAACCGGTAAAGCAGCTGTAGACCAGTTAAATGCTGAGATTAGCGGAGACAATTCTACTCCAAAAGTATATCCTTATCAGATCTTCAAAAACGCACTTCCACACTGTGATGTTTTTGCAGATGACGATTATACAAAAGAAGAGATTAAATTAATGAAAGAGCCTAAGAAAATCTTAGGGGATGATACATTTAATTTAACAGCAACAGCGGTAAGAGTTCCCGTACAGGGAGGTCATTCCGAAAGTGTAAACATTGAGTTTGAAAACGAATTTGAACTTGATGAAGTAAGAAAAATCTTATCTGAAACTCCGGGAGTTGTAGTAATGGATAACGTGAAAAACAACGAATATCCGATGCCGTTATATTCCGAAGGCAAAGACGACGTTTTTGTCGGGAGAATAAGACGAGATCTTTCACAGCCAAAGACTCTGAATCTTTGGATTGTGGCAGACAATCTGCGAAAAGGTGCTGCAACGAACGCAGTACAGATCGCAGAATACTTGGTATCAAATAACTTAGTATAA
- a CDS encoding cation diffusion facilitator family transporter, giving the protein MDVQKTHNKDKLAFQKLIAAFGVILFIGKVVAWKLTNSDAVFSDAMESIVNVISAFMGLYSLYLAAKPRDEDHPYGHGKVEFVTSGIEGALIAIAGIMIIYEGVNSLIVGKVLNKLDWGIWIIAATAIINYFLGYISIKKGEQVNSLVLISSGKHLQSDTITTLGVVISLVIVYFTKIYWIDSVVALIFGGFIIIVGYKIVRRSLSGIMDEQNPELLNQIIKVLEDNRRTEWIDVHNMKIQQFGAHLHIDAHITLPWYYSLRDAHNEMEKMIILLAENINRSIEFNFHMDDCKPISCPVCKIKDCPVREKDFVKRVTWTPENVTCVDKHTAE; this is encoded by the coding sequence ATGGATGTTCAAAAGACTCATAATAAAGATAAATTAGCCTTTCAAAAGCTCATTGCAGCTTTTGGAGTTATTCTTTTTATAGGAAAAGTTGTCGCATGGAAACTAACGAATTCCGACGCCGTATTTTCTGATGCTATGGAAAGTATCGTAAATGTAATCAGCGCATTTATGGGGCTTTATTCACTATATCTTGCCGCAAAACCTAGAGATGAAGACCATCCTTACGGACACGGAAAAGTAGAATTCGTTACCTCTGGTATTGAAGGTGCTTTAATTGCCATTGCCGGGATCATGATCATTTATGAAGGCGTTAACAGTTTAATTGTAGGAAAAGTTTTAAATAAGCTCGACTGGGGAATCTGGATCATCGCAGCTACAGCAATTATCAATTACTTTTTGGGATATATTTCCATTAAAAAAGGAGAGCAGGTAAATTCTTTGGTTTTAATCTCATCCGGAAAGCATCTGCAATCGGATACAATTACGACACTTGGCGTTGTAATAAGTTTGGTTATCGTTTATTTTACTAAAATATATTGGATAGATTCCGTTGTAGCCTTAATTTTTGGAGGTTTTATCATCATTGTTGGATACAAGATCGTTCGCAGATCTTTAAGCGGAATTATGGATGAACAGAATCCTGAATTATTAAATCAGATTATCAAAGTTCTTGAAGATAACAGGCGTACCGAATGGATCGATGTACACAACATGAAAATCCAGCAGTTCGGAGCCCATCTGCACATTGATGCCCATATTACTTTGCCTTGGTATTACAGCCTCCGTGATGCGCACAATGAGATGGAAAAGATGATTATTCTTTTAGCGGAAAACATAAATAGAAGCATAGAATTCAATTTTCATATGGATGACTGCAAACCTATTTCGTGCCCTGTCTGCAAGATAAAAGACTGCCCTGTCCGTGAAAAAGATTTTGTAAAAAGAGTGACTTGGACTCCGGAAAATGTGACTTGCGTGGATAAGCATACAGCAGAATAA
- a CDS encoding helix-turn-helix domain-containing protein: MGVGTNLKRLRTKTKFSQQDIADKLNIDRVTYSNWENETFDVKSQYIPQLAEIFEVELHEFFKDDQKIQVTNNIENNDKTGTGGVGVQKGKIIINMIITDEASAVKLGEQLEKILNQK, from the coding sequence ATGGGAGTTGGAACAAATCTTAAAAGACTTAGAACTAAAACAAAATTTTCTCAACAGGACATTGCAGATAAATTAAATATCGACAGGGTTACCTATTCAAACTGGGAAAACGAAACGTTTGATGTAAAGTCTCAATACATCCCACAATTAGCTGAAATTTTTGAGGTAGAACTTCATGAGTTCTTTAAAGATGATCAAAAGATCCAGGTTACTAATAATATTGAAAACAATGATAAAACAGGAACTGGAGGTGTTGGAGTTCAAAAGGGAAAAATTATTATTAATATGATAATTACAGATGAAGCTTCTGCAGTAAAGCTCGGTGAACAATTGGAGAAAATCCTTAATCAAAAATAA
- a CDS encoding TlpA family protein disulfide reductase — MKKAIIICLIIFGCLGVLYIVLFGMDITIKKIDPNKKLYTYEQSPFYKKTIRNNTKVIYLNIWASYSPYSVERYQELIQDKNKIVYNLSLDKDSAAIKKTIEKFRIQNDITLENYNYQAEILKNVYSDRRLSFGEFLSISDYSTPMTFVFDKQVLKKKF, encoded by the coding sequence ATGAAAAAAGCTATTATCATTTGTCTTATCATATTCGGTTGCTTAGGCGTCTTATATATTGTATTGTTTGGTATGGATATAACAATAAAAAAAATAGATCCTAATAAAAAATTATATACTTATGAACAGTCTCCTTTTTACAAGAAAACAATTCGAAATAATACCAAAGTTATTTACCTTAATATCTGGGCGTCATACAGTCCATATTCTGTAGAAAGGTATCAGGAGCTTATACAGGATAAGAATAAAATTGTTTATAATCTTTCATTAGATAAAGATTCTGCTGCCATAAAAAAAACAATTGAAAAATTCAGGATACAAAATGATATTACTTTAGAGAATTATAATTATCAGGCTGAAATTCTGAAAAATGTTTATAGTGACAGAAGGCTGTCATTTGGAGAATTTCTAAGTATTTCAGATTATTCCACTCCAATGACTTTTGTTTTTGATAAACAAGTTTTGAAGAAAAAGTTTTAA